The nucleotide sequence AAAGTGACgattcaaatgaagatatGCCTCATGAATATTGGGTGATGTAAATATAGTATGCAAGCTTTAATGAATATGCATATGGTAAAGACTTATAATATTATGTCCTGCATGTTACTTTTTTGATATGCCTGattttggttgcaaatgCTACAAATAGAGTCGACTGTGTCATCAATCTCACTATCCTGGAAGCCCACCTTTTCTAAGTTGCTTTTCTTGTGTAGGGAGattcaaaatgaagaaacCGGATTTTCTGTTGCCTTTTTGTCTATTTTTCGCATTATATTGGTGTAAATATTTCAACCTTTTCCATGAACCATGCAACATGTCTGTTTTATATTTCTCTTCCGTTTAATTACAAGTATCAAGATTGGTGGCTATTTTGACGAAAGGAGCAACTTGGGATCTATCCACCAACTATCTAAACTAGATTTGAACCACCGAACCATCAGCTCGTATAGGCAGGTACAACCCTTATTACTACAACCATTATCCATCATCCATCTTCCCTTTTCCCAATCAGTCATATTCAATGAAAACATTCTTGATACATCAAAGAAGCCACAATTTATAGAGCTATCATACGAGGAGAGCAATGTGTCGGAAATACTTGTCGATACGCCATCCCCAGGTACGGTTGACCCTTCCATAGTGAACTGGACTCCATTAGGCAGTTGTGTAACAAATTATGCTGGTGATAAAGCAACGTATAGACAAACATGGTCAGTTGAGCTAGATTTGGGGTTGGACTTTAGAGTGAGTTATGGAGGgtattttatcaattttgggCCAAGTTATAAGACAGAGTtcatttttggaaaaggtATAGGTGGAAGTTACTCCTGCGATGTCGATCCGGGGAATACTTTACAATTTGCAATTCTCTTTTCCACTTACACTGTCGAAGGAGTCAGATATAGATACCTTaagaggaaaaaaataGGCAGGGGTGTTCGGTTTGGACGATGGATCCCTATTGCCAAATACGAACAAATTGGTAGAAGCGATATTCACGTTGCATGTTTCACCCAACCGCAATATCTACGATGCAAAACTACAAGCTAATAACTTGACATGTTCGTTATAAATCTATACATGCTCAGAAACAACTATTCGTCCTCTAAATCTTCTCCGCTCAATATAAATGGTTCAGGTACTGGTGCGGTTGTTATATTCAATTGCCTGACAGTCTTAATAAATTCAACAGATTCATCTGGCTTGGTATCTTGCAAGACAATAATACTACCAGTTCCTCTAAACTTTCTAACAGGTACAAATCTATCATCTTTAATGAACGACACATAACTGGATTGTTGTGGTAAAACTCTAgacaaattttcaatcttgtaAGGGGTCTTTGTGTAGCGTATAGTTGCTGGTTGAGAGCTCGTTTCCTTGTTTTCATCCTTCTTGTTATCTTCTTTGGATGCAGATACCTTATTATCCTTAGGTACAGGCTCTGATGTGTCTTCTGACCTCTTTTCCACTTTTTTGCCATCCTTTTTCTCATCCTttttctcatcatcaacttccaTTTTATCATCCTCCTCTTTTTTATgttgcttcttctttgctCTTGTTTTGGCTTTAGCAGTGGTAGACAACACAGCGGTGGCCAACTTGTCTGGTTGCTTTTCCTTAGACTCTTCTACTTTAGGAGGATATTGGAAATACTCCTGGTTTGCATGACAATTTAGTTCAAATTTTGGTATCTTCAAATCACCACCTCTAACTCCAATCACAGACGTTGGTGCAAATGACAAGGATAAAAAGTGAGCCAAGGGGAACCAGTACCACGATTGAGAAAAGATTGCCAATCCGACAATTGCCTTTGTGTTCAAAGTGGTTGTCTGTGCGTTTTCTAAATTGATTGTCACATTCCTACCACCTGCATCAATAATACCTTGAGATAACGTAGCTCCAAATTTAGCCAAAGCATCCTCATGTTTATTCTTGATAGTATCAGCATACTGTTTAGTAAAGTCCTTTACCTTTGGGTACAAGAActcattttgttgtatgAGAATCATTGCCGTTGCCATCATGGCTCCTTGTcttacaaaatcaaccgCATCTTTTGTCAAAGACTCCAAAACCTCAATTGCAGGAGCATAGGCTCTACCAGCACACGAGATACCTAGAGCCAAAGCTGTACCATATCTGACATGTGGGTTGTGGGATTGAGACAACAACTTAACCAATTGAGGGGCAGCAGTGTAATCACGTATCAACACAAAACCCAAGTTTAAAACCGCAGCTCTTCTCACATCATCACTAGGGTCTGAAACAGCGTAATGCAACAACTTCTTGATGGCACCATTGTCTCCAGTTCCGGCAAATGCCAAACCAACAGCAAATGCACCACCGTATCTCAAAATAGATGACTCTTGTTTtaataaatcttcaatGATGTAGTTTGCCTTTTCCTCGCGACCGTAATGCAACAAAGCAATACCTACAGCCAAACTCCTGATTATATTCTCGTGCTGAGTCTCCAAAGCATACGTCAACATATCATTGGTGGCTGCTTCATTTCCTGATCCAAGCAACACCAAACCCATACCTAAAGCAGCGGCTTGCGATGAAGTGGCAGAATCGGAGTAAAGTACAACTTTCAAAGATTCGTATAAATCTTCTGCTTGAGAATCCATTCCAGCAACACCAGCACCTAAAGAGGCACCGTGTAATTGAACCTCGATATCATTGGCTCCAGATGCATTaccattatcatcaatgaattttttcaaatatccTACAACTTCTCTACCATGGCCGGCGTAAATGAATCCCAATGCGAGTAAAGAACCACCCTTGGTATGAGCGGCGCTACTTGAACCTGGTAGATAtggtttcaaaatggtACGTCCTTGTGAGAGGTTTCCTTTATGAATAACACCAAGGGCGGCAGTGgctgaaaattttgaccAATTTGTAGCTCTTCCCAACCACTCCAAGTTTTTTCTAAAAAATGAATCATCGGTGGTACCTGCATGCATGTAAGCATTAGCAAACGTAACTGCAGAGTGGAAGACTGAACTTCTTCCATCTAAAAGGTTCTTAGTCTTGTTTAATATAGTGATGTCTGTGTCGTTATTTTTGTAAAGAAACGTGTTGTCAAAGTCAGACGTTGGTACACCAGATAATATGTttaaaatctttttcactATTATATTGCCGCTTTCAtcagaaaaagattttatAACAGTGTCCAAAAGCTCTTGTGATGCTGTGTTTaccaaatcaaatgcaGCTTGATACgcaatcaattcttcatcttgtttGACCAACTCTTGAAATAAGTTGATTGCAAGCTGTGAATCATTTAATTGAACAATAAtcttgatgatggtgaaaaAATCTTGATGTTTCTTTAAAGTCAACAATAATGATATCAAAgtattcaaaatctttacTCTGAAGATTGAGTTTGTGATAGTAGAGTTCGAGCAAACCAAAAcataatttatcaaattgagtCCTTGCTCTTCATTTTCTGCGATTTgatctttcaaaatagaTTCCACCAAGTCCAATCTATATGACTCCAATGCAATACCTAATGTCAACTTCACTTCTTTTGCCTTTAAACATTTCTGTAacatcttttcaaaaattgacGCCAACCTAGGCTCTATCACTACTGAATCATCACTAAACTTTTGCTGAGATAATGAGTTGTACAAGTTGATGCATTTACTGACAATTGTCTCCACATATTGGGACTGTTCTTCCACATTGAATTCGTTGCCCGCGTACAATGCATACCTGACAGATGCATCAAAGTCACCCAAGTTGTAATAGACTTTCGAGATCACCAAAGCAGCCAAAGctcttttttcaaatgaagtgttttcaaacaattcttCCAAGTCGGTAATATTGTTAGCTATCTCTGCCCATAATTGGTCAACCACATCATTCAACGATGATAAAGCGTACGACTTCAAGCTGATATCTGGTTCACCAAGTAATGCCAAATATGGAGCCGCAGATACTAATGCCATTGTTACCTACGTGTGTCTCCTTTtatgtttgaaattttgtaaaatgaATCTGATTCAATggttgtttcaattcaaagtATTGATTCGAGTGgtttttttcttcagtGCTGTTGCCACCAAAACCTGGAAATTTTAAAGTGCTACCAATCACGTGAATAATTATAGTTTCCAAGCAACCACCTTTCTAAAAGACATACtacacaacaacaactatcAGAAAATTAAATACTTTATTATAGGAATGTACAGAATTATGAAGTAGTGCctatttttcaatacaacaaaCGGGTGGCAATCTTGTATGGGGTTTGTTCTAGTTGTTCATACAATGCCTTGATATCACTGATATCAACATCAGAGATGTCTGCCATCAAGTATGCAATGTCTCCTTGTGAATCACTGAATTGCTTTTCAATATTGTGATTGGACAAGATATTGTTGACTGTTTTCAAAACACCTGGAACATTGTGGTGAATATACAATACTCTGACAACGTTTTGTTGGTCCAAATCCAAAGGTCTTAATGAAACCTCTGGGAAGTTGACAGCACTTTGAGATGTACCTTCGTTAATATATTTGGTCAATGCATTTGCAACTTCTACACCAATGGCAGATTGTGCTTCCTCAGTGGAACCACCAATGTGTGGAGTTAAAATGACATTTCTCAATGAGGTCAATTCACTGGCAAAGCTATTCAAATCATCGCCAAACAAACCTTCTCCATTCTTGGCAGGTTCATGTGGATACACATCCAATGCAGCACCAGCAATCTTACCAGCTTTCATGGCTTGAACCAATGCTGGAATGTCGACAACGGTTCCCCTAGAAGCATTTATCACATATGCACCATCTTTCATGGCAGCAAATTGTGGGGCACTTAATAAGTTCTTGGTGTCTTCAGTGGCGGGGACATGTAAAGTAAAAAAAACAGCCTTTTGTAATAATTCATCCAAGGTTCCCACTTGTTTTGAGTTACCCAATGACATAATTGTCAAGACATCGTAATAGATAACATTCATACCCATAGCTTCTGCCAAAACAGACAATTGGGATCCGATATGACCATAACCCACGATACCCAAAGTCTTACCTCTGATTTCCCAACATTTGGCACTGACTTTGTTCCAAGTTCCGGTATGCATTTCGATTGATCTATCTCCTAATTGTCTAGCCAAAGTGATAATCTCGGCAATAACCAATTCAGCAACTGATCTTGAGTTGGAAAATggtgaattgaaaacagCAACACCGGACTTGGCAgcaaaatccaaatcaacttGATTAGTACCAATACAGAAACATCCAATAACAACCAAGTTCTTTGcatgtttcaaaatcttttcagtcaatttggttttt is from Candida orthopsilosis Co 90-125, chromosome 1 draft sequence and encodes:
- a CDS encoding Rpn2 26S proteasome subunit, whose protein sequence is MALVSAAPYLALLGEPDISLKSYALSSLNDVVDQLWAEIANNITDLEELFENTSFEKRALAALVISKVYYNLGDFDASVRYALYAGNEFNVEEQSQYVETIVSKCINLYNSLSQQKFSDDSVVIEPRLASIFEKMLQKCLKAKEVKLTLGIALESYRLDLVESILKDQIAENEEQGLNLINYVLVCSNSTITNSIFRVKILNTLISLLLTLKKHQDFFTIIKIIVQLNDSQLAINLFQELVKQDEELIAYQAAFDLVNTASQELLDTVIKSFSDESGNIIVKKILNILSGVPTSDFDNTFLYKNNDTDITILNKTKNLLDGRSSVFHSAVTFANAYMHAGTTDDSFFRKNLEWLGRATNWSKFSATAALGVIHKGNLSQGRTILKPYLPGSSSAAHTKGGSLLALGFIYAGHGREVVGYLKKFIDDNGNASGANDIEVQLHGASLGAGVAGMDSQAEDLYESLKVVLYSDSATSSQAAALGMGLVLLGSGNEAATNDMLTYALETQHENIIRSLAVGIALLHYGREEKANYIIEDLLKQESSILRYGGAFAVGLAFAGTGDNGAIKKLLHYAVSDPSDDVRRAAVLNLGFVLIRDYTAAPQLVKLLSQSHNPHVRYGTALALGISCAGRAYAPAIEVLESLTKDAVDFVRQGAMMATAMILIQQNEFLYPKVKDFTKQYADTIKNKHEDALAKFGATLSQGIIDAGGRNVTINLENAQTTTLNTKAIVGLAIFSQSWYWFPLAHFLSLSFAPTSVIGVRGGDLKIPKFELNCHANQEYFQYPPKVEESKEKQPDKLATAVLSTTAKAKTRAKKKQHKKEEDDKMEVDDEKKDEKKDGKKVEKRSEDTSEPVPKDNKVSASKEDNKKDENKETSSQPATIRYTKTPYKIENLSRVLPQQSSYVSFIKDDRFVPVRKFRGTGSIIVLQDTKPDESVEFIKTVRQLNITTAPVPEPFILSGEDLEDE
- a CDS encoding Ser33 protein — encoded protein: MTNPQDIANAFKNAVNISGSPNAVSTSPTQSYLSQYVPSKPTKVLKPFSTGDIKILLLENVNQTAINIFKGQGYQVEFYKSSLPEEELLEKIKDVHAIGIRSKTKLTEKILKHAKNLVVIGCFCIGTNQVDLDFAAKSGVAVFNSPFSNSRSVAELVIAEIITLARQLGDRSIEMHTGTWNKVSAKCWEIRGKTLGIVGYGHIGSQLSVLAEAMGMNVIYYDVLTIMSLGNSKQVGTLDELLQKAVFFTLHVPATEDTKNLLSAPQFAAMKDGAYVINASRGTVVDIPALVQAMKAGKIAGAALDVYPHEPAKNGEGLFGDDLNSFASELTSLRNVILTPHIGGSTEEAQSAIGVEVANALTKYINEGTSQSAVNFPEVSLRPLDLDQQNVVRVLYIHHNVPGVLKTVNNILSNHNIEKQFSDSQGDIAYLMADISDVDISDIKALYEQLEQTPYKIATRLLY